From the genome of Gorilla gorilla gorilla isolate KB3781 chromosome 4, NHGRI_mGorGor1-v2.1_pri, whole genome shotgun sequence, one region includes:
- the LOC129533550 gene encoding ras-related protein Rab-5C-like, whose amino-acid sequence MVLALMSNKADLASKRPLEFQEAQAYADDDSWLFMETSAKGAMNVNEIFMAIAEKLPKSKPQNAAGAPDRNQAVDLQENHPASPNQCCSNGAPLACPLPPRLPP is encoded by the coding sequence ATGGTCCTTGCGCTCATGAGTAACAAGGCAGACCTGGCCAGCAAGAGACCCCTGGAATTCCAGGAAGCACAAGCCTATGCAGACGACGACAGTTGGCTGTTCATGGAGACATCAGCAAAGGGTGCAATGAATGTGAATGAAATTTTCATGGCAATAGCTGAGAAACTTCCCAAGAGCAAGCCCCAGAATGCAGCTGGTGCTCCAGACAGAAACCAAGCTGTGGACCTCCAGGAGAACCACCCGGCCAGCCCCAACCAGTGTTGCAGCAATGGAGCCCCCCTTGCCTGCCCACTGCCCCCACGTCTTCCACCTTAA